TCGGCATTTCAGTGTCATTGCTATGCCAACCGTGATTCTTTACTCAATACGTACTATATAGAGACTATTGTACCATTTGAATTTCCCCGATCGGCAAGTACAACTCAACCATACGTTAATTGGTATTCCTACATTATAGTCAAGGCTTGTTTGCCGTGGCCCTACAAAAACGAATTTCCCTGACTGAGACTATGCTgatcgagtttttttttttttttttgttttactaCATTTTAACTAAAATTTTGATTTGGCTAGGCTTATCATTTGTATTCAAGAACACAAACATTAATATATCATGGATGAACTACATTTGTCGGATATGGTCAAGCTACAATGGTCAGACATGGTAGAAGAACATTGTTCAGACATGGCTGAACGATGTTGGTTAGACATGGCCCAAAATATGGTTATGTCCAAGCTCTTAGATAACGCTTATATCCAAATTATGAGAGCTGTTATTAATGGATAAGTGAATGAACCATCAAATTTATATCCAGTGACTTGATAACATAATATAATAATCACCAAAGGATTATTGTTATCAAAAACTCATGAGACAGtcacttggtgatcatcttTACCAAAAAAATCATGGGATAATCATCAAACGATTCATTTATGACCCACTCAATCCTATAATTATAGGTACAAGCCATCAAAGGTGGATAATCTGATACTCACTCAATTCTCTACTTCTCTTTTcctaaaaatatcaataactcaaaaactaacttgaTCATTAGGGTGACTCCAGGGATAAAAGCCTAGTCCTTTGACATTTCTTTTAGGTCATATTCAAGAGCTGACTAAAGGCAGTTCATCCAACCCCCACATCAGTTTGAACAAGTATAGTTTATCTCATCCCAATAGGTCAGATGGCGGTAATATTCTATCTCATGGGATCTTGATAATTACAATGCTAGCTTGTCATACGCACATCCCAAGTCAGTCTTGTTAAGTACCTAGGTTAGTTCGGCTCGATCAAGCCCCTAGGTCAGTTTGGCTCGATCAAGCACCTAGGTCAGTTCAACCTGGCCAAGTGTTAGCCCCTTAGAGCGCGGTCCAGACGGAACGCGCGCGGCCGTGGCCAAGTTCGGCCAAGCCATGGCCTAGGTGGAAGGCCGAAGGTGAAGCTTGTTGGAAACGAGTGGACCCATGTGTGATGATGTTTTCCTAGCCTAAGTATGGGTTGGTGAAAGTTCCAGGGGCATCAGGTGCCTCTGGGTTAGTTGGGGACAGAGGGGTGCCTCTACTAACGGTTGGAAGTTTTCCCTTAAGACACCTATATGGAGGGGATAACTGTAACTAAGCCAAGTCATGGCCAAGGGCTAGGGGCCAAGGCCACGGATTGACTATGGCTCGGTGGGATGTTTTGGGTGGTTCCAAGGGTTTGGGACCACGGTGCTTAAGGTTGCTAAGTGTTGGGGCAAGTTGGGCGCGGAACGTTGCGATGACGGGAAACGGGGCGCGCGGAACTGCTGGGCGGTTGCTGGTGCGCGCCAAAGACGTTGGGCAGTTGCCAACCGTTGAGGGCGGTTGCTGGGAGTTGCTGGCGGTTACCAGCAACTCAGCCTTGTTCCTAGCCGATTCCTAGATTCATGGACGTTCAGTTAAAGACCAGCGGTTGGGTCTTTTGTCAACCGTAACAAGCCTATAAATATTGGGCTAGGCAGAGACTAAAGGGCAGAGAGAGTCTCAGATATTGAGAATCACCCTTAGATGTTCTGCACGCCAAGTGTTTGTAGAAAGTCCTTGTAACCAATATTGTGAAATACAGGGTTGGCCGTGTTGGCTGTAACTTGTGCGTGTGTTCCTTTGTTTTGCTTAAGTATTCTAGGTTCTGAATACTTGTGTGCAATTCGAGTTCGTGGGCTGACTGGTAGCGGCTACCAGTGCCATTACGGGTGTGGTTTGCTAGTGTACGTAGACACCTCGTAACAGCGTGGTATCAGAGCACGGCTCTGATCCATTTAGACCGTGCTTTTGTTGTGTTTGTTTTGTAGGGTATGATGGTTGGACACGGAAACACTGTCCAGGAGCGGTTGCAACGCCAGGAATCCGCGTTCGAGGACTTGATGCAGCGTCTGGGAGACGTCCCGGAGGGCTTCAATGTCGTGGACGCTTTGTTGCAGACCCGAGAAACGATCAATGCCCTGACCGTGCAGATGGAGGAAACCCGGGCGAAGGTCTCTTCCGTTGGGGATGTCGACTCGTTGAGGAACGAAGTGGCTTCGTCCCGTGCTGAGATCGCGACTTTGCAGTCGGAGATCGGTGTGTTGAAGAAGGCGGTTGGCTCTTCCAACACACAGACCGTTCAGAAATCTTCGAGAGGGAAAGTGAAGGTCCCGGAGCTGAAACCGTACCAGGGGAGTAGGAGTTCGAAGGATTTAGAAAACTTCTTGTGGGATGTCGAACAGTACTTCAAGGCTGTTGACGTTCCAGAAGTGGAGAAGGTGTCCATTGCATCCATGTACCTTAGTGGGGATGCAAAATTGTGGTGGAAAACGATGCAGTCAAACCCCACCAAGCCCAAGATTGATACTTGGGATGTGCTGAAGGAGGAATTGAAGAAGCAATTCCTTCCCACGAATGTGTCGTGGAAAGTTCGGGACGCGTTGTGGAACTTGAAGCAGAACAAGAGTGTTCACGAGTATGTTGCTGAGTTCCAGGCCCTAATGTTGGACGTGAAGGAGATGTCTGAGGAAGACAGACTCTACACCTTCATCCGTGGACTGCAGCCCTGGGCGCAGACGGAGTTGCGGAGACAGAATGTTCAGACCGTGTCTCAAACACTCGCTGCCGCAGAGAAATTGATAGACTTCAGGTCCACGGGATCCAACGacaagaagaaggagaagggCAAGGATCAGAAAGGTGGACCGTTcgcgaagaagaagaaaaagaagcaacCGGTGGTCACAAACGAGGCCGGTGGTGCTACTTCTTCTAAGGAAAAGCAGGCCCCGAATCCGAAGAAGGATGGCTGCTTTAATTGCGGAGGACCACACTTGGCCCGCAATTGTCCCAACAAAAAGAAGAACCAGAACGTTAGTGCCTTGGTTGCTGAAGATGATGGCTACCAGTACGAGACGCAGGATGCACGGGTCAACCCCATGCAGTTCGTGAATGCTATCACAGGTACTAATGATCGTTCTACTTGTAATAGTTTGATGTATGTGCAGGTTACGATGAATGGTAACCGGATACTGGCGATGGTAGATACGGGAGCATCGCACAGTTACGTGACGGAACGTGTGGTTAAGCAGTTCCGATTGAAGTTGAAAGACTTAGGCTTCAAGTTGAAGGCAGTCAACTCTGAAGCCAAACCAGTGTTGGGCGTGGCAACGGTGGAATTGGAGTTGGGGCCATGGAAGGGATGGTGCAGCGTCATGGCCAGTCAGATGGATGATTTTGACTTGATCCTTGGCAAGGACTTTATGGTTGCCAATCGGATCTATCCCATTCCGCACTTGGATGGCGTCATGGTGGATGACGACCAGAATCCAGGCTTTGTTGCTGCGGTAAGGTTGCCGAAACAGAATGGTAACCCACGAAATAACATGGTGTCGGCTGTACAGATTGAGTCCAGCCTTAGGCGCGGCGAAGTGGTGTATATTGCTGCGTTGGTAGAGATGAAGCCCGACATGTACCAGGAGGTACCCGATGCCGTGGCTCATGTATTGGAGGAGTTTGCAGACTTGATGCCTGCAGAGTTGCCGAGACGGCTACCTCCTAGACGTGCTGTGGAGCACAGAATTGAGTTGGTGCCAGGAGCACAACCCCCTGCCCAGGCTCCCTATCGCATGTCCCCGATGGAGTTGGCGGAACTGCGGCGCCAACTGAACGATCTGCTAGAAGGCCAGGCGCTGAGGCCGTCGAAGGCTCCGTACGGTGCCCCAGCGCTGTTCCAGAGGAAGGCCGATGGAACACTTAGATTTTGCGTGGATTATCGTGccttgaacaagatcacgatcAGGGACAGGTACCCGATCCCAAACACCTTTGACTTGTTCGATAGGCTGGCAAGGGGCCGATTCTTCACCAAGATTGACTTGCGGTCGGGATACTGGCAAGTCCGGATAGCCCCAGGAGACGAGGAGAAAACGACGGTGGTGACGAGGTATGGTTCTTTTGAATTTCTTGTCATGCCGTTCGGCTTGACGAATGCACCTGCTACGTTTTGTAGGCTGATGAACGATGTCTTGTATGACTACCTTGACAAGTTTGTTGTAGTGTACTTAGATGACATTGTTGTGTATTCGGAGTCCCTAGAAGAGCATGTAGGTCACTTGAGAGACGTATTCCGCAAGTTGAGGGAATACGAGCTCTATGTAAAGAAGGAAAAGTGTGAGTTTGGCAGGGAGCAGATCACTTTCCTTGGCCATGTGGTAAGCAATGGCCGGATCCAGATGGATCGCAGGAAGGTCGAGGCGATTCTCGACTGGCCCGCACCCCAGAAGGTTGCTGAACTGAGGTCCTTCCTTGGTCTGGCAAACTACTACCGGCGCTTCATCCAGGGATACTCCAGGATCGTAGCACCTTTGACGGACTTACTAAAGAAGGACAGACCGTGGATGTGGGACTATGGATGCGAGGATGCATTCAGGATGTTGAAGGAAGCAGTCACTTCTGAACCTGTGTTGCAACTTCCGGAGTTCACGAAGACCTTTGAAGTGCACACTGATGCTTCCGACCGTGCAATTGGGGGAGTGCTGATGCAGGACAAGCACCCCATTGCGTTTGAAAGCCGAAAGCTGAAGGAGTGCGAGCAGAGATACAGCACGCACGAGAAAGAGATGACGGCCGTAGTGCATTGCCTGGAGATCTGGAAGCACTACCTGTTGGGAACCAAGTTCGTGGTGGTGACCAACAATGTGGCCAACACGTACTTCAAAACGCAGAAGAAGCTGACCCCAAAGCAGGCTCGTTGGCAGGAGTTTCTGGCCGAGTTCGACTTTGACTGGCTGCACAAGCCAGGAAGGGAGAACGCGGTTGCCGACGCACTTAGCCGAAAGCATGCCGAAGAGTACGTTGCGGCCCTTAGCACTGTGGAAACGGACTTTCGGGACAGGATTAAGGCGGAGTCCCCGAACGATCCTGTGTACCAGACCCTGATCGCTCAAGTTCGTGAGGGCAAAGTTCGTCGTTACTGGCTTGAGGACGACTTACTTTTTGCCAAGGGTGGTAGAGCTTATGTCCCGGCAGGAGGGGGACTTAGGCGACAGTTGCTGCGAGAGACCCATGACACTCCTTGGGTTGGTCATCCCGGAGTGGAACGAATGAGGGCCTTGCTGTCGCGGAGCTTCTACTGGCCAAAGATGGAGGGAGATATTGAAGCATACGTGAGAACATGTCTTGTGTGCCAACAAGACAAGGTGGAAAGGAAGAAGGAGCCAGGCTTGTTGCAGCCTTTGCCGATCCCTGATCGACCGTGGCAATCGGTCTCAATGGACTTCATTTCGGGATTTCCTAAGGTCGATGGTATGGCTTCTGTCTTTGTAATCGTAGATCGATTTTCTAAGTATGCTATCTTTATCGGGGCGTCGAAGGCGTGCCCGGCTGATGTTGCCGCTGAGTTGTTTTTCAGAAATGTTGTGAAGTACTTCGGATTACCCGAAGACATCATAAGTGATAGGGATACCAGATTCACGGGGAGATTCTGGACCGTGTTGTTCAGATTGCTGGGATCCGAACTTAAGTTCTCTACTGCCGCCCATCCTCAGACCGACGGACAGACGGAGAGGATCAATGCCTTGCTGGAGGAGTACCTAAGGCATTACGTGACGGCAAGTCAGAAGAATTGGGTGGAGTTGCTGGATGCCGCGCAGTTTTGCTACAACCTGCACAAGTCATCCGCAACGAAGCTGAGTCCGTTCGAGTTGGTGAACGGGCAACAACCTCTGACTCCGCATGAAGTTGCCCTTCAAGGCGGGAGTCGTTGCCCGGCCGCACACCGGTTTGCTCGTGGCAAGCAGGAACTGGTGGACGAAGCAAGGGATAGCTTGCTGGTGGCGCAATAACGCATGAAGAAGTATGCGGACCAACGTAGACGGGACTTGGAGTTCCAGGTGGGAGATCAAGTGATGCTGAAGTTGACTCCCCAGATATGGAAGAAAGTGAGCAGCAAAACCGTCCATCGCGGGCTCATCCCAAAGTACGATGGACCGTTTGAGGTAATAAAGAATGTGGGTCGTGTAGCCTATCGATTGAAGCTGCCCGATAGACTAAAGATCCACCCGACCTTCCATGTAAGTTTCTTGAAACCCTTCAACCAGGACGGGATGGATGAAGGACGGAGGCAGGCGAAACGTGCTCCACCAGTGATCCGCAAGCAATTCCAGAAGGAGGTGGAAGCTGTGCTGCACCACAGAACGATGGGGCAGAGCAAAAAGAACAAACGGACAGATTACCTGATCCAGTGGAAGGGCGAGACCGAGTTGGATGCTACTTGGGAACGGGACGTGACCTTGTGGCAGTTCGAAGATAAAATTGCTGAGTACCTGAGGAAGGTGCGGAAGCAAGCCAAGTTGACGAGGGCGTCAACCTCTTCAAGTGGGGGTGGTTTGTTAGCCCCTTAGAGCGCGGTCCAGACGGAACGCGCGCGGCCGTGGCCAAGTTCGGCCAAGCCATGGCCTAGGTGGAAGGCCGAAGGTGAAGCTTGTTGGAAACGAGTGGACCCATGTGTGATGATGTTTTCCTAACCTAAGTATGGGTTGGGGAAAGTTCCAGGGGCATCAGGTGCCTCTGAGTTAGTTGGGGACAGAGGGGTGCCTCTACTAACGGTTGGAAGTTTTCCCTTAAGACACCTATATAGAGGGGATAACTGTAACTAAGCCAAGTCATAGCCAAGAGCTAGGGGCCAAGGCCACGGATTGACTATGGCTCGGTGGGATGTTTTGGGTGGTTCTAAGGGCTTGGGACCACGGTGTCTAAGGTTGCTAAGTGTTGGGGCAACCTGGGCGCGGAACGTTGCGATGACGGGAAACGGGGCTCGCGGAACTGCTGGGCGGTTGCTGGTGCGCGCCAAAGACGTTGGGCAGTTGCCAACCGTTGAGGGCGGTTGCTGGGAGTTGCTGGCGGTTACCAGCAACTCAGCCTTGTTCCTAGCCGATTTCTAGATTCATGGACGTTCAGTTAAAGATCAGCGGTTGGGTCTTTTGTCAACCGTAACAAGCCTATAAATATTGGGCTAGGCAGAGACTAAAGGGCAGAGAGAGTCTCAGATATTGAGAATCACCCTTAGATGTTCTGCACGCCAAGTGTTTGTAAAAAGTCCTTGTAACCAATATTGTGAAATACAGGGTTGGCCGTGTTAGCTATAACTTGTGCGTGTGTTCCTTTGTTTTGCTTAAGTATTCTAGGTTCTGAATACTTGTGTGCAATTCGAGTTCGTGGGCTGACTGGTAGCGGCTACCAGTGCCATTACGGGTGTGGTTTGCTAGTGTACGTAGACACCTCGTAACACCAAGCATAGTCATCTCAGCAACTCTGCTTATTTggctaaactattcaaatcagtTTGGCCAGTAGATTTTTTCTGCTTTTACAATTGGCGCCATCTATGGGAACTGGCAGTTGTGCTCTTCCCATAAATAATAATACAAAAAGATCCTACGAGCATACCTTCCAAACTTAAGAAGATCATTTCATCGTGATCAGTAAGAGCAAATGGGAAAGTATTCTCATAATATAATgagaagaaagcaagaagatcTTACTAAAGACCTCATTACGAGATAACGAGTTAAGAAGCTCATCACATGGTCAGGAGCTGAAAAAGGAGAAGACCCGACATTGATGAAAATCGAAGAGCTGAGGTCCTCAAAAAACAAACTCTATGCATACAATAACTAGGGAAGAGAATTCAAAAGATAATGAACTATAGGGCTCATTAAAAGATGACAAATTGCCGAACTCATCAGAGGATGACGAACTATAGAGCTCATCACAAGGTGACAAGCTAATCTACGAGAAGAACTCTCACATACTGTTGAGATTAACATATAAGCAAACCTCACCATGACAAAATTGATTGTCTAAAATTTTGATGAGCTAAGTTGGCACAGTATTTAGATAATCTGAACTAAGTTATTATAACAACTAGGGATCTAACTAAATTTCTCAACTTAAAAGTTTTTTAGATTATTTGTAATGATTTACCTATCTAAGGTTGTCAATTGATAGCTTTGATGAACTCTTGGTTAAAATTATCTACACAAGATAGTATGAGCAATGAGAAATATATGCATAGGTAATAGATCGGatcaattgttttcttttttataatCTTGCAAGTTTGAAATTGAAATGCCATTGAAATGAATAATGGAACTAAGAGGGGCTAATAGAGgctaagttttaaaaattttaattcatattgtttaaatatttgtGTAAAATATAAGTTTGCccttttaattttttacaattttagtttatattatgagactttatgtatgtgtgtgtgtgtgtgtgaattaactacatttgaattaaattttttcttaaaaaagttatttattttttacagtcctttataattaaagttaatatttgattttttttcgaTGTCATagatttaaatagatgaaaattatttcaaaatgaaatacttgCAAACgttatgcattcgatttgataaatTTGCACAAAAGTGTGAACATTTTTTACATTAATCAACTTTTAGAATGAAAAAAGATATTGGTGGTTTAGTTAATTCTATTGAATTTTGTGGAGTTCGTACTACAAAAAAATGGTTAGTGAGACCTGTATTTCTTGAAAGTGAACTTGCTAAATCTTTTAAAATATTTCAGTGGGATTACTATGGTGTAAGATTCGTTTTGTAATCAGTTGTTTTCTCATTTGTAATCTTGCAGATTTGAAATTGACACGTCATTAAAATCAATGGGAACCAATGGGAGTTAATGGGGGCCATAGCCCTTCCccctaaattttaaaaattttaattaatatCATGTAAATATTTGTGTAAAACAAAATTAGCCTTCctaatttttacaattttagtttatattatgagaatatatatatatgtgtatatgtgtgtATTTATGTGAATTAACTAcctttaaattaatttttttcttaaaaaagttatttatttttacatccctttataattaaaattaatatttgatgttttcagatgtcatatatttaaatagatgaaaattattttgaacataacacataaaaattttgttaggaaaaattttagcccctccagaaaaaaaaaatattggttTCATCACTGATTGAAATGCTTGTAAGTAGAATTTATCTATGGCAAGAGTATGATACATAGCCTTTTTTCACTGTAGTTAATTTGTGTGATGACAAATGAAAATGGGTTAGTGATCATCAGTTTGTGAATGATTATGAGAATAAAATACATTATGACAATAAGAGTTGTAGAATTGTGGAAATTGTAATTCAAACGGGCTCCTAAATTTTAGATATATGATTTCGTAGTTGCGAGTTTCTTAAATTAACAATTATTTATTGTTATTAGTGATGTGATAAGTGTTAGTATTGCTATCAGTAACGTAGTAAGTACCAGTAGTAAATGTAAGATATGAAACTTGTAGATATTATTTTGCAGGGGTAGTTATTATCTGTTAGTTAAAATTTATGAGTTTTGATTTTGTGGATTAGTGGGTCATGTAAATGGAAAAGTGAGAAGGGATAAGGAGAATATAAGgattattgaattaaaataaatctaaaattataataaaaaggGATTCAGATTTCTGATGCTTGTGAAAACTCCTCGTCAAAAACCTGCCCTCTAATACATATAGACATACATATTTACTAAGCAAAAGCatataataattaattaatcaatCTTCTTGAAGCAACTACAAAGATTCTTCTTAAATAAAGTATGGCTATGCCATATTTTGCATAATCATTTGCGTATTGCATTGTTACTATAATTCATGTTAATATAAGGCCAAAAAAATCCTGAAATATAAGCTTTTTGTATATATGAAAACAATAATTTCtaactataaaaataaaataacaacctATTGTTCAATGACACATTTGATATTATCCAATACAATATCCAAAACTCTTTACACCAATTTAAGTGTCGTAAAGGCCTTTCTTGATCGAAACCCCATCTATAGGTTTACGTTTAAAAGCAACATACATCAATCATTGTTTCGGGCAGAATTCGCAAAACTCTGTTTCTTGAAGTGCCAACAAACTTCAAAACAGTTCTCATTGTGCCATCCTTAAGGTGATAAAATAGCAAAACAACAAAGAAGGTATCGCATTAGCAGCCAGCAAAACCAAAATCCCAGAGCATTTCCTaatcaaggaaaaagaaagcgaAATATAAACCCATATAGGAATACAATAGtctttttcttatatttttctaagTTCTCCCATTCTACAATGTCTTCAATTTAAGGAATTAAACTATTCTTACTCCAGAAGCAATATACAAAAGAATTGAGCATAGGAGTGAAAAAAGTGTAAATCTACTTTGATACGAATACCCTACTAACATAGGGCCGAATTTGTAGATGTGCAATTAGCTTTGCTTTTTGGACCAGATTATGAACCTAGCCGAAGCATATCTCCCTCAAAACTAAACTGAAATTCACATAAGAAATCCCATTAGTTATCGTAAATAGAAACTTTTAGaccaaaaaaaggaagaaaaggtaTGTCCTGCAATCTTCATCAATTGGATGacaaatgaaagataaatgacaccaatgaaatcaagaaaaataaTCTTTTAGAAAATTCATTATcatttgaaccaaaaaaaaagaagaagataaattcGAGTTGATCATGAGTATTCTATTGGGTGACAaatgaaatcaagaaatagtcaTTTGACGCTTCTCTTAAAATGGCTCGTCATTGGTCAAATGTGCCTAGCATTCTCATAGAGCAACAATCTACTAACTAGCAAAATGCAGCTTTGGATAGTAATATTTCAGAGGATGAGATTTGATCCCATTTGCGGAAGCTAAACATACCAATTAAAGTCAAGACTTTCCTGTGAGATGTTTGAAAAGTATTCTACTTATAGCTTTCAAGTTAAATAAAAagttaatattatatatattgacagtatatacactatattatatatatatatatatatattgataatatatacactattatGGTTAGATGAATGCGAAGATGTAAATCACCTTTGTTATACTTCTCATTAACAATCCAAGCTTGGATGATCAATTGCATAACaacaaagataagattgcattcgGCTTATCAAGTAAAGTCTTGGCTCCTAAGAAGTTTTTGTCACTTGAAAAGGCAAGACATCTATCCAATCAAACACTAGAAGCTAAAATGTGATGATTTAGAAAGAAATGGCTCGAGTAACGTCATGAGAAATACTAATAAACTAATATGAATACCCGTGCTATGCATGATACTTACGTtattgaaagaaattaaaagagaaGGTAAATTTGAAacaagtttaaaaaattataccagcataattaaaatttaagatttgTCTAACAATAGTTCAAAGTATAACAAAATGTGTAGATCATTCAAGAATTGCGTGTTTACAGAAGATAGATCTTGAAATAATAATggaaatttatattagaaaatgaatgatatatggatagaaataaatgcaattgcatgttttatttgatttcaaaatgaaatatttACAAACATTAtgcatttgatttgataataTTGTACAAAGGTGCGAACATTTTTTacaccaatcaacttttagtatgaaaattaatattgatggtttaattaattctatTGAATTTTGTGGAGTTCGTACTATAAAAAAATGTTTAGCGAGACTTGTATTTCTTGGAAATGAACTTACTAAatctttttaaaatatttcaatgAGATCACTATAGTGTAAAATTCGTTTTGTGATcagttatttttttctttataatcTTGCAGGTTTGGAATTAAGACGCCATTGAAATTAATGATAGAACCAATGGGGGCCATagccctcccctcccctcccctcctcccaagttttaaaaattttaattcatattgtGTAAATATTTGTGTAAAACAAAGTTGACCCtcctaattttttacaattttagtttatattatgaatatatatatatatatatatgtatatatgtatgcgtgtgtgtgtgaattaactacgtttgaattaattttttctttaaaaaattatttattttttacatccttttataattaaagttaatatttga
The Coffea arabica cultivar ET-39 chromosome 6c, Coffea Arabica ET-39 HiFi, whole genome shotgun sequence genome window above contains:
- the LOC140008812 gene encoding uncharacterized protein translates to MKKYADQRRRDLEFQVGDQVMLKLTPQIWKKVSSKTVHRGLIPKYDGPFEVIKNVGRVAYRLKLPDRLKIHPTFHVSFLKPFNQDGMDEGRRQAKRAPPVIRKQFQKEVEAVLHHRTMGQSKKNKRTDYLIQWKGETELDATWERDVTLWQFEDKIAEYLRKVRKQAKLTRASTSSSGGGLLAP